The following are encoded in a window of Eriocheir sinensis breed Jianghai 21 chromosome 35, ASM2467909v1, whole genome shotgun sequence genomic DNA:
- the LOC127007303 gene encoding splicing factor 3A subunit 2-like: protein MDFQHRAGGKTGGGGQASWSESNRDRRERLRQLALETIDLNKDPYFMKNHLGSYECKLCLTLHNNEGSYLAHTQGKKHQTNLARRAAKEAKESPAQPAPEKPRVEMKKFVKIGRPGYRVTKQRDPETGQQSLLFQIDYPEIADNVAPRHRFMSAYEQKVEPPDRKWQYLLFAAEPYETIAFKVPSREVDKSWTTWNKETKQFFLQFAFKVDPKAKMVPPVPPPLAGPPGPPGPPGMPPPPGLPPRPPMMPTGPPPPGMPPPPGMPPPSSLRPPMRPMMPPPPGPHGHLRPPPGPPPHGMRGPPPPPGGPPPPPPPFNPVPPPPPSGGIPPPPPPKN, encoded by the coding sequence ATGGATTTCCAACATCGTGCCGGAGGCAAGACTGGCGGGGGAGGACAGGCGTCATGGTCTGAGAGCAACAGAGACCGTCGGGAGAGGCTGCGGCAGCTAGCCTTGGAGACCATTGACCTTAACAAAGATCCTTACTTTATGAAGAACCACTTGGGGTCATATGAGTGTAAACTCTGTCTGACCCTCCACAACAATGAGGGAAGTTACTTGGCGCACACCCAGGGCAAGAAGCATCAGACCAATCTTGCTCGCCGTGCTGCCAAGGAGGCCAAGGAGTCCCCAGCCCAACCAGCGCCAGAGAAGCCACGTGTTGAAATGAAGAAGTTTGTGAAGATTGGTCGGCCTGGCTACCGTGTCACTAAGCAGAGGGACCCAGAGACTGGCCAACAAAGTCTCCTCTTTCAGATTGACTATCCAGAAATTGCTGACAATGTGGCTCCAAGGCACCGGTTCATGTCAGCTTACGAACAGAAGGTGGAGCCACCAGACCGTAAGTGGCAGTACCTTCTGTTTGCTGCTGAACCGTACGAGACCATTGCCTTCAAGGTGCCGAGCCGTGAGGTGGACAAGTCGTGGACCACATGGAACAAGGAAACTAAACAGTTCTTCCTGCAGTTTGCCTTTAAGGTGGACCCCAAGGCCAAGATGGTGCCTCCTGTCCCCCCACCCCTCGCAGGGCCCCCAGGACCACCAGGACCCCCAGGCATGCCCCCTCCTCCTGGCTTGCCTCCACGGCCACCCATGATGCCTACAGGACCCCCACCCCCGGGCATGCCCCCTCCACCTGGCATGCCTCCACCATCGTCTCTCCGGCCTCCCATGAGGCCTATGATGCCCCCACCACCTGGCCCTCACGGACACCTCAGGCCCCCACCAGGTCCCCCACCACATGGCATGCGTggacccccaccacccccaggaggcccccctcctcctccaccaccttttaatcctgtcccaccaccaccaccctcaggaggaataccacctcctcctcctcctaagaatTAG
- the LOC127007304 gene encoding cell adhesion molecule DSCAM-like: MVLRGICIGLCSLLGLYGAFGKEFLIDNDTQTKFVKMYENVTLPCPHTTETAPSWHWKRRQVSHEKVLDDSSLFINNVSEVDAGLYICFSEETGRAVYSVRLFVGVPPDPPENVTVRALTIFVVVTWHLHLDPEWEEDLQGPRTTFHLQYRPEDSQTWRQPPSHISPTQGQVDVCNLSPNTTYEFQIWTGNRFGKSETVSFIATTLPSFSEMEQAKRLEGLLEDFNPLVWVVAVVIVMVVTNVLGGLLLLAYYFQHKIKKSGDPDDAENIELVPHIIENPGYQVDGSHNLETIHESLLSTSPSSQGAAAVL, translated from the exons ATGGTCCTGAGGGGAATCTGTATTGGTCTCTGCTCTCTGCTAG gtTTATATGGAGCATTTGGGAAAGAATTCTTGATAGACAATGACACTCAGACAAAGTTTGTCAAGATGTACGAAAACGTAACTTTGCCCTGTCCACACACCACTgag ACAGCACCATCTTGGCATTGGAAAAGGAGGCAAGTAAGTCACGAGAAAGTATTGGACGATAGCTCACTCTTCATCAACAATGTGTCGGAAGTCGACGCAGGCCTCTACATCTGTTTTAGTGAGGAGACTGGAAGAGCCGTCTATTCAGTCCGTCTTTTTGTGGGAG TGCCACCAGACCCACCAGAGAATGTGACAGTGCGAGCGCTGACCATCTTTGTGGTTGTGACATGGCACCTCCACCTCGACCCGGAGTGGGAAGAAGATCTCCAAGGCCCCCGCACCACCTTCCACCTGCAGTACCGCCCAGAAGATTCACAAACGTGGCGCCAGCCGCCCTCACACATCAGTCCAACACAG GGACAGGTGGATGTGTGCAACCTGAGCCCCAACACCACCTACGAGTTTCAAATATGGACAGGCAATAGGTTCGGCAAGAGTGAAACTGTCTCGTTCATCGCCAcaactcttccctctttctcagaGATGG AGCAAGCCAAGAGGCTGGAGGGCTTACTGGAAGATTTCAACCCGCTAGTGTGGGTGGTGGCAGTAGTCATAGTAATGGTTGTCACCAATGTGCTTGGGGGCCTTCTCCTCCTTGCTTACTACTTCCAGCACAAAATTAAGAAATCAG GTGACCCAGACGATGCAGAAAATATTGAGTTGGTTCCACATATCATTGAGAATCCCGGGTACCAGGTGGATGGCTCTCACAACCTGGAGACCATTCACGAGTCCCTCCTATCCACCTCACCCAGTTCCCAGGGTGCTGCAGCAGTGTTGTAG